CAGCGCGTCGTCGATGTGGTCGGGGTTGTGGATCACGCCGATGCGGCGGCTGGCGGCCTCGAAGGAGAGGTGGCCCTCGACGAGCTGCATGGCGAACCGCGCTGCAACCGGCGCGATCGCCTCGCGCTCGTCGTTGTTCCCGTACACGCCGACGAGCGGCGCGTTCAGCCGCGCGAGCACTTCGAGGGTCTTCGCCTGCGTGATGTCGCCGGTGTGCACCACGCGCTCGACGCGCGCGGCGTTCACGAGCTCCACGATGCGCGTCACGTTGCGCAGGTTGTTATGGGTGTCGCTCACGACCGCGATGCGCACGCGCTCTCTCCGAAGTGGGCGCAGGGTAGGCGGCGAGATGGAGATTGCGACTGGCGCTGGCGTAGGCTGCGCGCCTTCCACCGCACGAGGAGCAGCGCGCGTGACGACTTATCAGACGATCCTGGTCGACAAGAGCGAGAACATCATGACGATCACGTTCAACCGGCCCGACCGGCTGAACGCGCTGAACGGCCAGATGCTGATGGACACGCTCGCGGCGCTCGACGACGCGGACGCCGACGACGACGTGAAGGCGATCATCTTCACCGGCGCGGGCCGCGGCTTCTGCGCCGGCGCCGATCTCGGCGGCGGCGGCGGCACTTTCGACCACAGTGGCCGCGAGGCGCGGAGCGAGCATCGCGACGGCGGCGGCCTGCTCACGCTGCGCATCTTCGAGTGCAAGAAGCCGGTGATCGCCGCGATCAACGGGCCGGCCGTCGGCGTCGGCTCGACCATGACGCTGCCGATGGACATCCGCATCGCGAGCGATCAGGCGCGCTTCGGCTTCGTGTTCGCGCGCCGCGGCATCGTGCCCGAAGCGGCGAGCTCGTACTTCATCACGCGCGCGGTCGGCATCGCGCAGGCGATGGAGTGGGTCGCGACGGGGCGCGTGTTCTCCGCGGCCGAAGCGCTGGCGGGCCGGCTCGTCTCGCGCGTGGTCCCGCACGACCAGTTGATTCCCACCGCGCGCGCGCTCGCGCGCGAGATCGCGGACAACTGCAGCGCGATCTCGGTGACGCTCGCGCGCCAGATGCTGTGGCGGATGCTCGGCGCCGATCACCCGATGGAGGCGCACAAGCTCGACTCGCGCATGATCCACGCGCTCGGGCAATCGCCCGATGCCTACGAAGGCGTGTCGAGCTTCCTCGAGAAGCGCCCCGCCAAGTTCAAGGGCCGCGTCTCGACGGATCTCCCGCAGCCCTATCCCTGGTGGCCCGAGCGCAAGTTCTCGGACGCGCCCGCCAAGAAGAAGAAGGCGCCGGCGCGCGAGGCGAAGAAGCCCGCGAAGGCGAAGCCCAAGGCGAAGGCGAAGCGGCGGCGCTAGCGCGCACCGCCGTTGACGATGCGCGCGAGCGGCAGCTCCACGTGGAAGCGCGCGCCGCGTTCGCTCGGTGCGAGCGTGAGGCGGCCGCCGTGGCGCTCGACGAGCTGGCGCGCCATGGCGAGGCCGAGGCCCGTGCCATGGCCCGCGGCCTTGGTGGTGAAGAACGGCTCGAAGATGCGCTCGCGCAGCTCGGCGGGAACTCCGGGACCGCTGTCCGCCACCTCGAGGACGGCGCGCTTGTCGTCGGCGAACGTCGCAATCGAGACGACTCCGCTCGCTCCGCTGCCGCGCACGGCGTGAATCGCGTTGATCACGAGATTCGCGACGACTTGCCCTAACAAGTTGCGGTCGCCGCGCACGGTCGGGACGGGCGCGAGCCTCGCTTCCAGGGCCACGTCGCCGCGCGCCTCGAAGCGCAGCGTCGGCAGTGCGGCGTCGACGACTTCGCTGAGCGCGACTTCGCCGAAGCCTGCGCGCGAGTGGTCCGACATCTGGCGCAGCTCGGCGACGATCCCGCGCAGGCGCTCCACGCCCTCCTCGGTCTCGGCGAGCACCTCTTCGAACTCCGCGTCGTCGTCGGGGCGCTCGGACAGCTCCGCGAGGTAGTTGAGGTTCGAGCGGATGAAGGCGGCAGGGTTGTTGATCTCGTGCGCGAGGCTCGCCGCGAGCGTCCCGAGTGCGGCGAGCTTTGCGCCGTGCGCGAGGTGCAGGTCGGTCTCGCGCAGCTCGCGCGCACGCGCTTCGGCCGCGCGCTGCAGGTTGTCCGCGCTCGACTCGACCTGCGCGAGGCCCTCGACGAAGCGAATCAGCAAGGACGCCGTGAAGGCGAAGCACGTGACGGCAAACAGGATCGGGAACAGGTACGGAAGATCGACCCATCCGCCCAGCACGAGCGCATCGGACATCACGATGGAGCTGCCGACCACGTTGCCCATCAACACGGACCGCTTCTCTTCCGGCGGCGCGGCGACAAACGGGGCGACGCCGTTGGCGATCGACAACAGCACCGTGGCGAACGGCGCCCAGCGTCCGAGCTCCGTGAGCGCCGTGTCGGTGTAGGAGCCGATCAAGGGCGCCGTGCGCAGCAGCTCGCCCTCTGCATACAGGACTCCGGGGATCAGACCCGCCAGCGCGAGGGCGCACTGAAGGCCCGCGCCCGCAATCGCGAGCTTCGGGAACGTGTGCGACATCGTCTTTTCCATGAGGCGCACGACCAGGAACTGCAGCGGAATCGCGGTGAGGAGAACCGCCGTGCGGCCCGCGACGGCGGCCGTGTGCGAGTCCGCCGAGTAGATCAGCCCGTGCCCGACGAACATCACCGCCGTCGCGAGGCAGGCGAGCGCGAAGAAGTAGTGGACCGTTTCGGCGCGGCGGTAGGTCCAAATCCCGAAGTTCACGCCGGCGGCGAACAAGCTCACCACCACCGGGAACGCGAGGAGCGCCGAGTTGTCGCTCACGAGCCCGGCTCCGGCGAAACGGGCGCGAACTCGACGACCACGCGGTTGCCCGCGGCCGTGCTCTCGATCGCGAACGCGCCGCCGTGGCGTTCGACCAGCTGCCGAGTCACCGCGTAGCTCGCGGTCCGCGAGTCGCCGTCGAGGCGCGTCGCGGGATCGAAGAGGCCGGCTCCAGCCGCGGTGGACAGCGGCGCGCCGTTGTCCGTTACCGCGAGGTAGGCGTGGCCTTCGCGCTCGCCGGTCTCGATCGAGACCACCGGGGTCGGGCCATCGCCGCTCTCGGGCGACGCCTGGATCGCGCCGACGATCAGGTGCAGCGTGATCTGCGCGAGCATCGCGGAGTCGCCGTGCACGGGCGGCGCGCTCGCGAGGCTGGTGTGAAGTCGCGCGCGACGAGTCAGCTCGTAGCTCGCGACCGGCAGCACCCTCGCGACGATCGCAGCGAGGTCGTGGCGCCCGGTAGCGCCCTGCTCTCGGCGAGCGAGCTGCAGTAGCTCGGCGACGACGATGCGGATCCGCTCGATCCCGCGCTGCGCATGCGCCAGCGGCTCCCGCGCGGCGTCGCGGCGCGATGGCGCGTGCCAAGCGTCGCGCAGAATCTTCACGTGGCCCGCGACTTCAGCGAGTGGGCTCTCGATCTGCGCTGCGATGCCGCCCGCGAGCGCGCCCAGCGTGGAGAGGCGTGCCCCGTGCGCGAGCTCGAGATCTTTGCGGCGCAGCTCTTCCGTGCGCGCATCGATGAGCGCGTTGAGCTCGGCGGCGCTGCGCTCGAGGTGGCGCTGCGAGCGCACGAGGCGCCGCAACAACACGGCCCCGAAGGCGCCCGAGAAGAGCCCGAAGCCGAGGGGCGAGAGGAACGGCGCCCAGTGCGTGCCGAGCACGACGCAGAGGTCGTTCACCAGGCACGCGCCGAAGGCCATCAGAGCGGCGGAGATCAAGGCGCCGCCGTGGATGGTCGGCGCCGCACGTCGGAACGCATGCAGCTGAACCCCGACCACGATCGCGAAAGGCGCCAAGAACACCGTTGCGGCGAGCGACAGCTCGGGCACGAGGTACGCACTCACCAGCCCCTCGGCGCGGACCTCGATCGCGTTTCCGGTGAAGTAGAGCTGCGGCGCAGCCAGCGCGATGCAGACGCCGATCGCCAGGTATGGGATCGCCGCGCGCAGCACCAGGTTGCGGATGCCCGCGAACAGCTCGCTGAAGCGCTGCATCGCGACCGCGAACGGCAGCGTCCCGACGGTCGCGCTGGTGACCCAAGCTTGCGCACTCTCGAGCGTGTGGGCCTGATAACTCGCCGCGAAGGCCCCGGAGAGCCACACCACGCCGAGCGACATCACCCCGAGCCAGAGGTGGGCGGGGTCACGCGGGCGCATCCAGAAGACCCAGAGATTGAACACGGCCGTGCAGAACGCGAAGGTGCCGAACCCCCACGTGATCCCGGTCAGTACGTCCGTGGTCATCTGGCGGAGAATCGGCCTGCCTGGGCCGATTCCTGAGGCGGGAGTCGGGGTTGCCGGGATCCATGCCGACCGGCCGCGCATCCCGGGCCGGCACTCAGCGCTTCAGTGCAACGCCTCGGCTGGCCGATGAGAGGCGGTGCGCAAGACGGGGGGAGACATGCGCTGGTTGGCACTCGTGCTGGTGCTCGTGTGCGCCCCGGTGTTCGCAGAGGCGCCTGCGCCGGGCACACCGCCTGCGACGCCTAACAACCCGAACAACGCGTCGAATCCGAACGGTGCGCCGGTGCCCCCGAAGAAGTGGCAGATGCGTCCGAACCAGAAGGCG
The window above is part of the Deltaproteobacteria bacterium genome. Proteins encoded here:
- a CDS encoding YfcE family phosphodiesterase; the protein is MRIAVVSDTHNNLRNVTRIVELVNAARVERVVHTGDITQAKTLEVLARLNAPLVGVYGNNDEREAIAPVAARFAMQLVEGHLSFEAASRRIGVIHNPDHIDDALLAAHDLVLHGHNHRLVLERRGGALLFNPGECAGFLEGHNAVGVVDLAKLEVELLKF
- a CDS encoding crotonase/enoyl-CoA hydratase family protein, producing MEIATGAGVGCAPSTARGAARVTTYQTILVDKSENIMTITFNRPDRLNALNGQMLMDTLAALDDADADDDVKAIIFTGAGRGFCAGADLGGGGGTFDHSGREARSEHRDGGGLLTLRIFECKKPVIAAINGPAVGVGSTMTLPMDIRIASDQARFGFVFARRGIVPEAASSYFITRAVGIAQAMEWVATGRVFSAAEALAGRLVSRVVPHDQLIPTARALAREIADNCSAISVTLARQMLWRMLGADHPMEAHKLDSRMIHALGQSPDAYEGVSSFLEKRPAKFKGRVSTDLPQPYPWWPERKFSDAPAKKKKAPAREAKKPAKAKPKAKAKRRR